The Sesamum indicum cultivar Zhongzhi No. 13 linkage group LG6, S_indicum_v1.0, whole genome shotgun sequence genome has a segment encoding these proteins:
- the LOC105164450 gene encoding uncharacterized protein LOC105164450, whose protein sequence is MERVSGNASARALARGRGLTSSEAGSSNRGMQRREPTISKAKVDHVGKQIASLAKQIDELKKRGELVAQNRNSPFDNKIVTQVVDPNFRMPDLPNYDGMKDPLEHVSAFELVMNLYGQPSPIMAKLFVTTLTGKTQEWFTSLPCGIIKTCGQLLQKFKFHFASKRKHQRSTTYLFTIRQREDESLKSFMGRFNNETLKVQDLRIDMMVSILIHGLRKGSLASVLARDPPTDVEQLMAMAKQYIDEEEMNIMKDGEWWSKGCDHTRDFKKGGSKQAKFERGMERLYRPNYHNYTPLATTQKKTLMMVEKANVLKWPPHIRARGHDTEDCFQLKDEIERLVKEGGPSGGDSKRARKRYERGEQAYKRAALVMNVDREVEITFGRDDGIECGSHNDPLVIKMDIANLTVHKVLIDNDNSTDIIFKDVITKMGLNDAKLDLMTTPL, encoded by the exons ATGGAGAGAGTTTCGGGAAATGCAAGTGCAAGGGCACTTGCGAGGGGTCGTGGCTTAACATCTTCCGAAGCGGGATCTAGTAATAGAGGGATGCAGCGACGAGAGCCAACCATCTCCAAGGCAAAAGTCGACCATGTGGGTAAACAAATCGCTTCATTAGCGAAGCAAATTGACGAGCTAAAGAAGAGAGGAGAGCTAGTGGCGCAAAATAGGAACTCACCTTTCGATAACAAAATAGTGACGCAAGTCGTGGATCCAAATTTTCGGATGCCGGACCTCCCAAATTATGACGGAATGAAAGACCCACTGGAGCATGTGTCGGCTTTTGAGTTGGTGATGAATTTATACGGACAACCAAGCCCGATTATGGCTAAACTCTTTGTCACTACCCTGACAGGAAAGACCCAAGAATGGTTCACCAGCCTGCCTTGTGGAATTATCAAGACCTGTGGGCAGTTGCTGCAAAAGTTCAAATTTCACTTCGCCAGTAAGAGAAAACATCAACGATCTACGACTTATTTGTTCACTATCCGACAACGAGAAGATGAATCACTCAAGAGTTTCATGGGGAGATTCAATAATGAAACACTGAAAGTGCAGGACTTGAGGATTGACATGATGGTAAGCATCCTCATACACGGTTTGAGAAAAGGGTCGTTGGCCTCAGTGCTGGCTCGCGATCCACCTACTGATGTGGAACAATTGATGGCGATGGCTAAACAATACATTGATGAGGAGGAGATGAACATCATGAAGGATGGGGAATGGTGGAGCAAAGGATGCGACCACACTCGTGACTTCAAAAAGGGAGGAAGCAAACAAGCGAAATTTGAACGAGGAATGGAACGCCTCTACCGTCCCAACTACCATAATTATACCCCACTCGCGACGACGCAAAAAAAGACACTAATGATGGTAGAGAAGGCGAATGTGCTGAAATGGCCCCCGCATATCAG GGCAAGAGGACACGATACTGAAGATTGTTTCCAGTTAAAAGACGAAATTGAGAGGCTGGTGAAGGAAG GAGGACCAAGTGGGGGAGACTCGAAGCGGGCCAGGAAAAGATATGAGCGAGGAGAACAAGCATACAAGAGAGCAGCTCTAGTGATGAATGTGGATCGAGAAGTGGAGATCACTTTTGGAAGAGATGATGGGATCGAATGTGGGTCGCACAACGACCCATTAGTGATAAAGATGgacatagcaaatttaacTGTACACAAGGTTTTGATCGACAACGACAACTCGACggatataattttcaaagatGTGATAACAAAGATGGGGCTGAACGATGCGAAGTTGGACCTGATGACAACACCCTTGTAG